A single window of Dendropsophus ebraccatus isolate aDenEbr1 chromosome 5, aDenEbr1.pat, whole genome shotgun sequence DNA harbors:
- the LOC138793322 gene encoding olfactory receptor 52A1-like yields MYEVHTLLDKRVNSSFYPSYFLLVGIPGLEHEQIWISIPFCITYILALLGNLMVVVVIFMSPRLHQPMFIFLSMLAFNDGLLCTSFAPKILSILWFNDRAISFNGCLLQMFFIHSFTSIESGFLLSMAYDRYVAIYKPLRYTSIITSRLILRLVIILLVRAVVLVGPCLILIKRFPAFKTNIIAHSYCEHMAVVKLADADIRVNSIYGLFVAFTILGVDLLFIFLSYILIFSAVFRLPSKEARLKAFNTCTPHICVFLSFYNMALFSFLSHRYGKKIPPYIHIIFSDIYLLVPPMLNPLVYGLKTNLIREEIWKILRNNKMDYRMSYSRQ; encoded by the coding sequence atgtatgaaGTCCACACACTGCTGGATAAGAGGGTAAACTCCTCCTTCTATCCCTCCTACTTCCTACTGGTTGGTATTCCGGGATTAGAGCATGAACAGATCTGGATCTCGATCCCTTTCTGTATCACCTATATATTGGCTTTGCTGGGGAACCTCATGGTGGTGGTTGTCATCTTCATGTCTCCCAGACTCCACCAGCCTATGTTTATATTCCTCTCCATGTTGGCCTTCAATGATGGCCTCCTCTGTACGAGCTTTGCCCCCAAAATATTGTCCATTCTCTGGTTCAATGACAGAGCCATCAGCTTTAATGGATGTCTTCTCCAGATGTTCTTCATTCACTCCTTCACCAGCATTGAATCAGGGTTCTTGCTCTCCATGGCTTATGACCGCTATGTGGCCATATATAAGCCTCTCCGGTATACCTCCATAATAACTAGTAGACTGATACTCAGGCTGGTCATCATCTTACTGGTCAGGGCGGTTGTCCTGGTTGGTCCTTGTCTGATTTTGATAAAGAGATTTCCCGCCTTCAAGACCAACATCATTGCCCATTCCTACTGTGAGCACATGGCGGTGGTGAAGCTCGCAGACGCCGATATCCGGGTGAACAGCATATATGGCCTATTTGTGGCCTTCACCATTCTTGGAGTTGATTTGCTCTTCATCTTCTTATCATATATCCTGATTTTCAGTGCCGTTTTCCGTCTTCCTTCTAAAGAGGCTCGTCTGAAAGCGTTCAacacctgcaccccccatatctGTGTGTTTCTGAGCTTTTACAACATGGCCCTGTTCTCTTTCTTATCCCACCGATACGGCAAGAAGATTCCTCCTTATATCCACATTATCTTCTCCGATATCTACCTCTTGGTTCCCCCCATGCTCAATCCACTGGTCTATGGCCTGAAGACTAATCTGATCCGTGAGGAGATCTGGAAAATCCTAAGAAACAATAAGATGGATTATAGGATGAGTTATTCACGACAATAA